A stretch of DNA from Sebaldella sp. S0638:
CATATATACAAGTATATTTTGAAGAAGAAGCATAGGAGTCTATTGTATAATCATGCAGTTCCTCTTTTCTTTTCAGACGTTTTTCTTTTTTACTCAGTTTTTTCTCTTTTATCTTAAATTCCTGAGGCAGATATATCGGATAGAACACTGTTGATACACATAAGACTATTTCTTCCGTGTCAGAAATATTTATTGAATGATCCAAATCATCCCATCCATCCACGTCATAATAAACTTCCCAGATTCCTTCGTTGTTAAAATAAGGATGTGAAGGGCAAAATATGACTTCTTGAAGTTTAAAATCCAGCTTTCCGCTGTGCAATTTGTATTTTTCTATATACTTTTCAGCTAATTCTACGGCTGATTTTTCGTTTAGATTAGGCACTATACTCCCTCCCATTTGTATAATAGAGATTATATCATATTAATTTTGGAAAATTATATAAAAAAATAATGGTAATATTTAATTAATAAATTTCAGATTTATCAACAAAGATATTATAAATTCAGAATGGAATATAAGAATAAGCATATATTCTTTAAAATTATTTCACAGATAAAATATTTTAAATCAGCTTGCTTTTTTATAAAATATGATTTATCATATAAGTATGAAAAATATGAAAAATCAAAAGGAGAAAAAATGAAATATAAAAATAAAGAATATGAATGCGGTACAGCCAAGCTTGGGGAAAGAGGACAGATAGTAATTCCGAAAGCTATACGTGAAGAGCTGGGGCTGAAGCAGGGGGATAATTTGATCCTTTTAGGAAATAAAGAGGAAGGAATAAGAATTATAAATGCAAACAGCCTTGAGGAACTGGCTGAAATAGTGTTAAAAGAAAAAAATAACTGAATCGCAGGTGATAGAAAATGAAAATAGTAATTATCGGTGGTGTTGCAGGGGGAATGAGTGCGGCGGCAAGGCTCAGAAGACTGGACGAAAAAGCAGATATCGTTGTAGTGGAGAAGTCCGGCTATGTTAGTTTTGCCAATTGTGGTCTTCCATATTATATCGGTGGTGTAATAGAAGAAAAAGAAAGCCTGATTCTCGAAACTCCTACCACATTAAGAGAAAAGTTTAATCTGGATATCAGAGTGAAATCAGAAGCTGTTTCCATTGATACTGAAAAGAAAGAAATAAAAATAAAAAATATTGAAACTAACAACGAGTATACTGAATCATATGACAAACTTTTGATTTCTACAGGAGCTAAGCCCTTTGTCCCGTATATAGAAGGACTGGAAGAAGCCGGATATCTCACACTTAGAAATATAGAGGATATGGAAAAAATAAGTAATTCTGTGAATTCTGATATTTGTAAAAATGCAGTTATCATAGGCGGAGGATTTATCGGACTGGAAACAGCGGAAAATTTGAAGCAGAAAAATATAAATGTTACGATTATTGAAAAGTCTGATCAGGTTATGGCACCGCTGGATTTTGAAATGGCGTCATTTATACACGGGGAAATAAAAAGAAGAAATATCGCCCTTTATTTAAACAGTGATATTATCCAGATAAATAATTCAGACGGAAAAAAGATCATAAAGCTTAAATCAGGAGAAGACGTGGAAGCTGATATAATAATAGTTTCCATAGGAGTAGTTCCCGATTTAGATCTTGCCAAGAATGCCGGACTGAAAATAACAGCCGGAGGAGCCATAGAGGTGGATGAATATCTGAGAAGCAGCAGCAGTGATATTTTTGCAGTGGGGGATGTAATAGAAATACCAAATATAGTTACTGGACAAAAATCATTGATTCCGTTAGCCGGTCCGGCAAATAAACAGGGCAGAACTGTCGCAGGAAATATTCTCGGAAGGGAAGAAAAATATTCCGGAGCTTTGGGAACTTCAATTATGAAGTTTTTTAGTATAACAGCAGCGTCTACAGGAGTAAATGAAAAATATCTGAAAAAGCAAAATATTAATTATAAATCTTTATTTATTATCAAACCGGATCATGCGGGATATTATCCCGGAGCCGCAGATATTCACTTTAAAATATTATTTGATCCTCAGACAGGGCAGATTTTCGGAGCTCAGGCTGCGGGTGGAAACGGAGTGGATAAAAAGATAGATATTATAGCCACGGCGATATTGGGAAATATATCTGTTTATAAACTGAAAGATTTGGAAACTGCTTATGCACCGCCGTATAATTCCGCGAAAGATATTATAAATTATGCATCGTATATGGCAGAAAATATGGAGAAAGACGGACTTGAAACAGTCAGCTGGAATGAAACGGGCGAAGGAGAGTTAATAGATGTCCGGACTGAAGATGAATATAATATAGATCATATTCAGGGAGCTGTGAATATGCCGTTAAATACTCTGAGAGAAAATCTGGGGAAACTGGACAGAAATAAGGAATATATTGTCTACTGCAAGATAGGGCAGAGAGGGTATAACGCACAGAGAATACTGGTAAATAACGGCTATAAGGTCAAAAATATGAATGGTGGTTTCAGTATATATAAGTCAGCTTCAATAATTCAGGATAACAGAATAAAATTTGAAGATTGCAAAAAAGATAATATTATATATAAAAACATATCCGAACCTGTGCCGGAGAATAAGACTTTACTTGATGTCAGCGGTTTGCAGTGTCCCGGCCCGATTATAAAAATAAAAAATAAAATTTCGGAATTAGAAGAAGGAGATGTGCTTGAGGTTAAAGCCACAGATCCGGGTTTTGAAAATGATATTAAAGTATGGATAAAACAGACAGGGAATACATTACTTAATATAGAAAATACAGATGGTAAAATTCTGGCGGGAATAAGGAAAGGGAAGGAAACATCAAGTGCTTTCAGCACAGAAACAGAGGCAATTAAAGGAAACAGCACATCTTTAGTAGTATTCAGCGGGGATTTTGATAAAGTTTTTGCAGCATTGGTAATAGCAAACGGAGCTTTGGCAATGGGAAACAGTGTATCGATTTTCTTTACTTTCTGGGGATTAAATGTTTTGAGAAAAAGTAATTATAAAACAAAGACAAAAAAAGGGTTAATAGAGAAAGGTTTTGGAATAATGATGCCTAAAGGGGTCAGCAGGCTGAGATTGTCCAATATGAACTTTTTTGGTTTGGGACGGAAAATGATAAATAAAGTAATGAAAAATAAAAACATAGAATCTCTTGAATCTTTATTGGAGCAATATATAGAAAACGGCGGAAAAATAACAGCCTGTACAATGTCCATGGATGTAATGGGAATAAAAAAAGATGAATTAATAGAAAATATAGAATATGGCGGGGTAGCAAGCTATATGGAAAATGCAAATAAATCAGGGCATAATTTATTTATATAGTTTTGTAAATAATAGCTCTAAACAAATATCAAAATATTAAATCACCAAGGAATTTATATGGTTATATTGTCTGGAACAGAAAACTTTTAAGTATTTGAATATAATAAAATAAATCCGGAGTTATCATTTTAAACTCCGGAAATTTTAATTACTAATGTTTTTTCTATACTAATTAATAATAAAGAAAAAACATAATAATTTTAGTTCTGCTGATTGCGATACTTTTATTTCAGTATAGGTGTAAAAATTTCATTTTTTAAAATATCTTAGTATAAAGATATTGATCTTTGCCAGATATAATTACTATATTCATTTTCATAAAACCATACTTTATACACACTTCCAACAGAATGAAAATTAACATTTTGATAGGAATTAACATAGAATCTAAAGATTTTTCCTGATTCCAAACTTTTGCATCTAAAAGAATATGCGTCAAAATCCCGCGAAAGTACCCTGCATTCATTAACAAATCTTGAAAATGAAAAAGTTGATAATAGTAAAAAAAATAATATAAATTTCTTTAACATAAATCCTCCTAAATTTTTTATATATAATATTAGTTACAAACTGTCATAAATTCTGGCTAGTTCCAATGTTCTTTTTTTTGTTTCTTCTAAAAATACACTTTTTCCGCTAACTATTCCCGCTGAACCGCCTCCTGAATCTTCTAAAGCTTCATTTATTTTGGAATCTCTTCTTTTTATCCAGTCCCGCTGGATATTTCTCAAGGAGATTTGTTCCTCTTGTGAAAGTTCGTTCATTAGAATTTTATAAATATTATTAAGCTCTGCATCCCATGCTTCGGCGGCATAAATTACAGCATCAGCCATGTCGGATGTTGATTCTGCATAAGACAGCATATCATCCAGTTCATCATCAACCGACTTCATTTTTACAATTAGATTTTTTTCATAATTTTTACTTTTTGAGATGCTCTTTTTTTTCTTTATATTTTCATCTGAAATCAGATCGCTCTCTAAAATTAATTTCCAGTCCCCGTTAATTTTTTCAAAAACGAGATACGACGGATATTCTTTTGTTCCGCTTTTAGTAGTTACTTCTTTTAAAAAATCAGCTTTGATCTGATTATCCGAAAGAAATTTATATTCAATATTTCCTTTTATTTCCTGACCGTATATGCTGTTGTTTGCGAAAAACTTCTTTTTATCGGCAATATATTCAGCCTTACTGACTGTCCGCTGGTAGTATTCTATTTTTTCAGCTAGTATTGATTCCAATGACGCGATATCTTTGTTACTTGTAGCATTATTCCATTTCAAAATTATTTTTTCTATCTCCGGATCAACTGAATTATCCTTGTTTTGTTTAATATTATTTTTTTGTGTTGTTTTCGTGGAAAAATTTCCTAACAATTTATTTAAAGTATCATTTTTACAGGAAATTAAAGAAAAAACCAAAAGACAAAAAAATATTTTTCTTAATTTAAACAATTACACTCCTCCAATCTTTATTTTTTGCTGAATTCAATCAATATGACCGCTGTAAAGAACCCGCCTGATATTATGAAGTTAATATGCGATAATAATAATTTTTTATTTATTTCTATAATTTTTATATCTGGAAATCAATTCTAACAGCTGCTTTAAAGTTATTCCCAAAATAGCTGCATCATCTGTATATCCTAAAACTGGTATTACATCCGGAACAGCGTCAATTGGTGAGACTACATAGACAATAGTTCCTATAATTATGGCTAAACTCTTTGCATCAATATTAAAATCCCCGCTAAAATGATCTTTTACCATTTGAATTAATAGTAAAAAATCACGTGCTAAACTGCCTAATTTCCCTGCCTTTTTTTCTCCTTTTCTCAAAGTTCCGTCATCAATATTTTCTGACTGGAATTCATTAAAATATTTTTCCTGCTCTTCGTCTTCAAACTGATTAGACATTTTTCCTCCTTGCTATAGTTTATAATTGATATTTTTGTTTTAATGTTCGTGTTTTATAAATTTTGCGAACAAAAAAGTCATTATTAGTATGAAAAACAAAGGCTTTATTATATATCCAAATTATATTATTATTATATTAAATTTGACATATTTGATTAATTTTAGTATAATATATACACTTGAATATTCGTAAAATTTATAAAGTACGAATTATAATATTGATAAAAAAATATAAAATTAAAATATTGTAGAATTTAGGACGTTTTGCAATTGTAAGACCGTCAATATATTTCTGCGGTTTATGGGATAGAAAATTAAAATCGAGGATTCAGCGAAAGTATCAGCATCCTCGATTTTATTATGGGAATTTCTTAGTTGACTGGAATATAGATTATAAGTTTTTTTTGACTAGGATTTTGATAACTACAGAAATTAAAAAAGATGATTTTTGTATTAAACACAAGAATCATCAATTATTTTAACATGAGAATATACTTACTTTCTTTTCTGCTGTATATTTTATTTTGGTACAGAATTTTTTCATCACTCTGCCTCTTTGCAAACATCAACCCATTTTTCAGCGCCTGAATATCTGAATAAATCGTCGCATGTAAGCTCTATAGCACTGTTACCGCTGCCGCAGGCAGGAAAAACAGTATCAAAGCGTTTTAAAGAAATATCCAGATAAACCGGAATACCATCCGTCACTGCAAAAGGACAGACACCTCCCGCAGCATGTCCTGTAAAGGACAGAACCTCTTCAGCAGAAGGCATTTTTGCTCTCATTCCGAATTCTGCTTTGAATTTAGGATTATTTATCTTCACATCACCAGATGTTAAGACAAGAATACAGCTGTTATCTTTTTTGAAGGAGAGAGTTTTTGCTATTCTTGCTGGAATTACGTTTAAAGCTTGTGCAGCCAGTTCTACAGTTGCACTGGAAGTATCAAATTCCATAATCTTTTCTTCCATATTGAATTTTTTGAAAAATTCTTTTACCTGTTCTATTGCCATTAATTACTCCTATTCTGACGTTTTTTAATATTATAACACCAGAGTGTTAAGATTGCTACAGCTGAATTAATTTATTTATATAAATGCAAGGTATCAGGTAATTACAATATAAGTCTGAACTAGTATTATAAAAATAACAGAGCTTATAAAAATTAATGCAATTTTCTTTTCGTTTATTTTTCGATTTAGACGGCTTCCTATAAGACCACCGAGTATAGCCGCAGGAATCATATAGACTGCCAGCGAGAAGTCCGCATAACCGTTTAGTGTATATTTAAAAAGAGAGCTTATAGTAGTCAAAAAAGTAATGAAAATACTGTCAACCGAGGCTTCTTTGATATCCAGACCGAAAAAAATTATCAATGTACTGACTTGAAACGGGCCTCCGCCTATTCCAAAAAAGCCTGATAAGCCGCCTGTTATGATTCCTGTAAAAAATTGCAGAAACGGATTTTTAATATTTATTTTTGGTATTTTGTTTCTGTAAACTACAGATAGTAAAACGAGAATCAGCATAAAGATATATGCCTTGTCAATAAAGTTTTCATTGACATATTTTAACAGAGTACCGCCTAAAAAACCGCCGATTATGCTTCCTGATGCCAGAATAAGAATTTTTTTTATTTTTATATGTACTTTTTTCCTGATATAGGTTATTAAAGTAACGATTGACATCGAAAGCACTACTATTGAAGATGTAAATGAAGCAAGACTTTTGGCAGCACCCATAGCAGCAAGCGCGGGTCTTATTATCAGCCCGCCGCCTATACCCACTATGGAGCCTATTATTGTAGAAAATAAACCTATTAAAAAAAATATCATAAAATTACTCCTGTTGATTTATTTATTAATTTATATATTTCCGGATAAATCAGAATTGTTCATAATCTTCCGGGTTTTTACTGCTTGGTTCATGGCTTGTCCTTTTATTAATCTTCCAGTTTTCAGCGATTCTGATTCCTCCGGAAAGCAGTGGGTCTTCTGTGTCAATCTGCCATTTTAAGAGCCGTATTCTCAAATCCTCCAAAATATTTTTATATTCTGAATTATTTATAAGATTTTTTCTTTCACCGGGATCATTATAGAGATCATAAAGAGCTTCGCTGTATTTTTCCTGAGATAGAAGTCCGTTGTCCAGCAGCAGGTTTTTGGTTTCTGAAACATCAATATTTGAAATATTTATTCTTAAATATTCTTCATCATAATATTTTATATACTTGTAATTTTCTGTTCTCACACATCTCACAGGTTCGTAAGAAGTATGAAAGTTTATTTCGCCGTAAATTTCATCCCTGTGTTTGGTTATCTTGCCTGCAAAAAAATCTGAAAAAGATTTTCCCTGAAGTCTTGCAGGTTTTTCAATGCCGGTAAGATCACATAAAGTAGCAAATATATCAACTTGGGAAACTAAAGTATCTGTGACACTCCCGTTTTTTTCAGAATCAGGAACTCTCATTATTAATGCAACCTCCAATCCGCTGTCAAAAAGTGTACACTTGGCATATGGATATGGAATACCGTGGTCAGTGGTGAAGATAACAATAGTATTTTCATAGAGATTATTATCTTTGAGAGTTTTTATTATATGTCCGAAACATTTATCGGCATAATAAACAGAGGTTAGAAACTTTGCATGTTCGTTTCTTGTTTCTTCAAAATCCGGAACCGGATAAGGAGCTTTCACAAAATCTTTATTTACAATATCCTTATTAATTTCCGGAAATTTTCTATGTGTGGAAAACATACCAAATGAAAGAAAGAAATTTTGCTTACTGCCGTTTTCTTTTATCCATTCTGAAACATTTTCAGCATTGGTAATGTCCCAAAGGTAGTAGTCTTCCTGATGTTCATAATTATTTTCGGATGTTATATCAAAATCATAACCTATTGCTGTCGCTCCGCCTTTATGATCGGAATAAGAGCCGTACTCGTGCTGAATACCGCATAAAACAGTTTTATAATGATTTTCTTTGAGATGGCTGACTAAATGCCAGCTGTAATCTTTTAATGAAAATCCCCTGTTTGCTAAGCCGAGCATCCCGTTGGAATGAGGATACATACCTGTAAGAAGTCCGGATCTGCTCGGAGAACATGTAGGGCTGGTACAAAATGCCTTTTTAAAAACAACTGCATCTTCGGCAAAATTCTTTACATTCTCTGAGGGAGCATCGTAACCATAAGGACTAAAGATATTTCC
This window harbors:
- a CDS encoding AbrB/MazE/SpoVT family DNA-binding domain-containing protein produces the protein MKYKNKEYECGTAKLGERGQIVIPKAIREELGLKQGDNLILLGNKEEGIRIINANSLEELAEIVLKEKNN
- a CDS encoding FAD-dependent oxidoreductase, translated to MKIVIIGGVAGGMSAAARLRRLDEKADIVVVEKSGYVSFANCGLPYYIGGVIEEKESLILETPTTLREKFNLDIRVKSEAVSIDTEKKEIKIKNIETNNEYTESYDKLLISTGAKPFVPYIEGLEEAGYLTLRNIEDMEKISNSVNSDICKNAVIIGGGFIGLETAENLKQKNINVTIIEKSDQVMAPLDFEMASFIHGEIKRRNIALYLNSDIIQINNSDGKKIIKLKSGEDVEADIIIVSIGVVPDLDLAKNAGLKITAGGAIEVDEYLRSSSSDIFAVGDVIEIPNIVTGQKSLIPLAGPANKQGRTVAGNILGREEKYSGALGTSIMKFFSITAASTGVNEKYLKKQNINYKSLFIIKPDHAGYYPGAADIHFKILFDPQTGQIFGAQAAGGNGVDKKIDIIATAILGNISVYKLKDLETAYAPPYNSAKDIINYASYMAENMEKDGLETVSWNETGEGELIDVRTEDEYNIDHIQGAVNMPLNTLRENLGKLDRNKEYIVYCKIGQRGYNAQRILVNNGYKVKNMNGGFSIYKSASIIQDNRIKFEDCKKDNIIYKNISEPVPENKTLLDVSGLQCPGPIIKIKNKISELEEGDVLEVKATDPGFENDIKVWIKQTGNTLLNIENTDGKILAGIRKGKETSSAFSTETEAIKGNSTSLVVFSGDFDKVFAALVIANGALAMGNSVSIFFTFWGLNVLRKSNYKTKTKKGLIEKGFGIMMPKGVSRLRLSNMNFFGLGRKMINKVMKNKNIESLESLLEQYIENGGKITACTMSMDVMGIKKDELIENIEYGGVASYMENANKSGHNLFI
- a CDS encoding lysozyme inhibitor LprI family protein; this encodes MFKLRKIFFCLLVFSLISCKNDTLNKLLGNFSTKTTQKNNIKQNKDNSVDPEIEKIILKWNNATSNKDIASLESILAEKIEYYQRTVSKAEYIADKKKFFANNSIYGQEIKGNIEYKFLSDNQIKADFLKEVTTKSGTKEYPSYLVFEKINGDWKLILESDLISDENIKKKKSISKSKNYEKNLIVKMKSVDDELDDMLSYAESTSDMADAVIYAAEAWDAELNNIYKILMNELSQEEQISLRNIQRDWIKRRDSKINEALEDSGGGSAGIVSGKSVFLEETKKRTLELARIYDSL
- a CDS encoding YkvA family protein, translating into MSNQFEDEEQEKYFNEFQSENIDDGTLRKGEKKAGKLGSLARDFLLLIQMVKDHFSGDFNIDAKSLAIIIGTIVYVVSPIDAVPDVIPVLGYTDDAAILGITLKQLLELISRYKNYRNK
- a CDS encoding YbaK/EbsC family protein is translated as MAIEQVKEFFKKFNMEEKIMEFDTSSATVELAAQALNVIPARIAKTLSFKKDNSCILVLTSGDVKINNPKFKAEFGMRAKMPSAEEVLSFTGHAAGGVCPFAVTDGIPVYLDISLKRFDTVFPACGSGNSAIELTCDDLFRYSGAEKWVDVCKEAE
- a CDS encoding sulfite exporter TauE/SafE family protein; amino-acid sequence: MIFFLIGLFSTIIGSIVGIGGGLIIRPALAAMGAAKSLASFTSSIVVLSMSIVTLITYIRKKVHIKIKKILILASGSIIGGFLGGTLLKYVNENFIDKAYIFMLILVLLSVVYRNKIPKINIKNPFLQFFTGIITGGLSGFFGIGGGPFQVSTLIIFFGLDIKEASVDSIFITFLTTISSLFKYTLNGYADFSLAVYMIPAAILGGLIGSRLNRKINEKKIALIFISSVIFIILVQTYIVIT
- a CDS encoding sulfatase, with the protein product MNSAKNYNIIYIHTHDSGNIFSPYGYDAPSENVKNFAEDAVVFKKAFCTSPTCSPSRSGLLTGMYPHSNGMLGLANRGFSLKDYSWHLVSHLKENHYKTVLCGIQHEYGSYSDHKGGATAIGYDFDITSENNYEHQEDYYLWDITNAENVSEWIKENGSKQNFFLSFGMFSTHRKFPEINKDIVNKDFVKAPYPVPDFEETRNEHAKFLTSVYYADKCFGHIIKTLKDNNLYENTIVIFTTDHGIPYPYAKCTLFDSGLEVALIMRVPDSEKNGSVTDTLVSQVDIFATLCDLTGIEKPARLQGKSFSDFFAGKITKHRDEIYGEINFHTSYEPVRCVRTENYKYIKYYDEEYLRINISNIDVSETKNLLLDNGLLSQEKYSEALYDLYNDPGERKNLINNSEYKNILEDLRIRLLKWQIDTEDPLLSGGIRIAENWKINKRTSHEPSSKNPEDYEQF